Genomic DNA from Niallia circulans:
AAAAAGCGGCCAGTAAATAAGCCGCTTTTCTTTTATTTAAAAACATCCGGATATACTGCTTTCGCTAATTCCTGTATCCCTTGTGCAAGCCTTGGGCCTGAACGGGAAACAAGATCTTCATCTACTTCTACTATTTCCTTATCCTTCACTGCAGTGACATTCGCCCAGCCTTCTCGCTTCGTTACTTGCCCAACAGGATCTGGTGAATAGCTGCCATACGTTGTAATAACTACATCTGGATCTGCCTCAATGACTGCTTCTTGGTCAACTTGTACCCAGCCTGTTTCCTTAACAACATTCGTTGCATTGATTGTATCAATCATTTCTTGCATGAATGTATCTTTTCCTGTTGTAAATGCATCAGGTGCAGGACTAACCTCTACATAAACATCCTTTTTGTCTTGAGCAGAGATGCTTGCAGCCTTGTCTTTAATAGAAGCGATATCATCCTTCATACCTTCAACCACTTCTTCTGCTTTCGCTTCCTTTCCAACTGCTTCACCAATCATCTCAATGCTTTCGTAAACACCATCAAAATCAGTCGCATCATTCACGACAAGCACATCTATTCCAGCATCTCTAATCTGCTGTAATCCATCTGCCCATGTATCAGCTACAGACTCATGTGCAAGCACTAAATCAGGATCTAATGAAATAGTTTTCTCCACATTTAACTCCAGCCCTGCTACTTTTTCAATATCTGTTGTTTCTGTAGGGTAGTCATCACTTTCAGAAACACCAACTACCTCATCACCGACTCCAAGTGCAAAAGCTACCTCGGTATTACTTGGCATTAATGACACAATCTTTTCTGGCTTGTCATCAATAACAACCTCTTGATCAACTGCGTCCTTAATTGTGACAGGGAAAGCCTCTGTCTGTTCTGATTTTTTCTGGTCATCATTTTCTTTGTCAGAAGCTTGTCCACACCCAGCTAAAACCAAGCATGCAAGTAATGCTCCGCAAAATAATGAATAGTACTTTTTCATCTCTTTTCCTCCCTTTCGTGTTCGGAAAAATAAAAAGGAGCCAGTCCTATTAAAATCCATAAAAAAACACACTTATTAAGCAATACCATGCATAAAAAAAGTGTGAGAGCTCATGGTTTCCTTTTTGGACAGACTCCGGGAAGGACCTTTATTATAAAAATCGCGCTCCACACCAGCCTATCCTCGTAGGCATTTTAAGGTGCATAGATGAATGGCAGGTCTCCTGACTTATAACTATTGCTTTATTGCGCCTTCCCATACAATTACAGTGGCATATATGCAAAAAAGCAGTCATTTACAGTGGCGGGACCGCGCTGGATTTTCACCAGCTTCCCTTTTAAGCTCGCTTAACAAAAAACAAGCACCATTCTCTATCTTTTTCATTTTTCATCAACGTTGATTATACACTAATTCGGTTTTTGACGTTAGCTATTATCAAGCAATTTTTTATTAAGCTGGACAGGAATTGGACGTGAGAGCTGAATACCCTCCAAGGACATATCGCAAGTATATGCCATAAGCTTTACGCCAGCCTCTTCTGCTTGTTCTAAGCATTGTGCAAAAAACGGATCAATATGTGCTGCCGATGTAACCATGTCGACATCCTCCCGCTGCACAACAAAGAGGATTGCTGTTTGCCACTCTCCCTGCTTTGCAATGCCAGCAAGCTCTTGTACATGCTTTGCTCCCCTTGCTGTGACTGCATCTGGAAACATGCCAAGTCTGCCATGTGCAAGTGTGACGCTTTTCACCTCTAACAGAAGCCCCTTGCCTGTTTCATCCTCCAACATGAAGTCCCATCTTGAATGCCCATAAACAAACTCTGATTTCTTCCACTCGTATGAAGCCAACTCTGGAAGTGCAAAACTTTTCAACACCCTTTCAATAAGCTTATTTGGGTATGTTGTATTTATAGAAACAAAAATCCCTTCATGCTCGACAAGAACAGCAGTCCACTTCGTTTTCCTATTAGGATTGGTGCTCGGAAGTACATATACTGCTGTATCTTTTAGTAATAACTCCTTCAATCTGCCTGGATCAGCTAAATGAACAACCTCCATTGATCCTTTATATAGACAATGAAGAATAAAGCGGTTGGGCCTTTCTATAAATACCATTTTGACAAGCTTTTGCGGAAAGGCTTCAGAAATATTCCTACTCAAACTGCTCACCTGTCTTTTTAATTAATGATTACTTCCCATTCCTTCGTCCTTTTATCATAAACAAGCTTACCGTCCACATTGCCTTGCTTGCTTCTTTTCTCGTATTCCTCATACATATCGTCCATATTCGCAAAGTCGCCAATAATCCAGATAGGTATTTCAATGCGCAGCCTGTTTTGACTTGCCTTTTGAATGGAAAGTACCATACCTTCCTTCATCATTTCCTTCAACAATAAAACTCCTTGTTGGCTTAACGGAGTGAAGATGCGTTTTTTCTTAACTCCGAACAACGTTTTATCTGCTTTTAGACGGTTTAATTTCTGGCTTATTACCTCACCGAAAAACGAATAAAACATTGGGAGATTTTTGTAATAGGTCTTATTAAACCAGCCATCATCATGGGCCAGGTATACAAATTGATTATTGAGATGCTGATAAAAAGGAGCCTTCAAATGATCTCTTTTATGGGCAAGAAAGAGGAGCTCTGCAATTGTCTGTCCATGAAGAACATCTAAAGCCTCTGTTTCTTCAAAATCAATCCAAGCAAAATCTCCATAGCCATATACATCCTCTTTAGCGAGCTTCGCTAATTTCTGTTC
This window encodes:
- a CDS encoding ABC transporter substrate-binding protein, with translation MKKYYSLFCGALLACLVLAGCGQASDKENDDQKKSEQTEAFPVTIKDAVDQEVVIDDKPEKIVSLMPSNTEVAFALGVGDEVVGVSESDDYPTETTDIEKVAGLELNVEKTISLDPDLVLAHESVADTWADGLQQIRDAGIDVLVVNDATDFDGVYESIEMIGEAVGKEAKAEEVVEGMKDDIASIKDKAASISAQDKKDVYVEVSPAPDAFTTGKDTFMQEMIDTINATNVVKETGWVQVDQEAVIEADPDVVITTYGSYSPDPVGQVTKREGWANVTAVKDKEIVEVDEDLVSRSGPRLAQGIQELAKAVYPDVFK
- the sfsA gene encoding DNA/RNA nuclease SfsA, with the protein product MSSLSRNISEAFPQKLVKMVFIERPNRFILHCLYKGSMEVVHLADPGRLKELLLKDTAVYVLPSTNPNRKTKWTAVLVEHEGIFVSINTTYPNKLIERVLKSFALPELASYEWKKSEFVYGHSRWDFMLEDETGKGLLLEVKSVTLAHGRLGMFPDAVTARGAKHVQELAGIAKQGEWQTAILFVVQREDVDMVTSAAHIDPFFAQCLEQAEEAGVKLMAYTCDMSLEGIQLSRPIPVQLNKKLLDNS